In a single window of the Acetivibrio clariflavus DSM 19732 genome:
- a CDS encoding BMP family lipoprotein, with protein sequence MKKFLALLLSIIMVFSMTACSGKKPENINNNNNNNNDSGGKKIKIGMVTDIGGVNDGSFNQSAWEGLQRAQRELGVEVRYAESATDADYAPNIEAFIDEGYDLIICVGYMLADATKKAAEANPNQKFAIIDDASINLPNVTCLMFEQSQASYLVGLVAGKMTKTNKVGFVVGMVSQTMNEFGYGYLAGVKDANPNATILQFNANSFGSTETGKSAATTMITNGADVIFHAAGGTGLGVIEGCKDAGKWAIGVDSDQSPLAPENILTSAMKRVDNACFDIAKAVKEGNFKSGIITYDLKSAGVDIAPTTTNLPKEVLDYVNQAKQDILSGKITVPKTKDEFEAKYGNIYELDD encoded by the coding sequence ATGAAAAAGTTTCTAGCATTACTATTATCGATAATAATGGTCTTTTCAATGACCGCATGCAGCGGAAAGAAACCTGAAAACATTAACAACAATAATAACAATAACAACGACAGCGGTGGCAAGAAGATTAAGATCGGTATGGTTACCGACATTGGCGGTGTAAACGACGGTTCCTTCAACCAATCTGCCTGGGAAGGTCTTCAGCGCGCTCAAAGAGAACTTGGGGTAGAAGTTCGCTATGCCGAATCTGCAACCGATGCCGACTATGCTCCCAACATTGAGGCTTTTATCGATGAAGGCTATGACCTCATCATCTGTGTAGGATACATGTTGGCTGATGCCACTAAAAAAGCAGCTGAAGCTAATCCCAATCAGAAGTTTGCCATCATCGACGATGCATCCATCAATTTGCCCAACGTTACCTGCCTGATGTTTGAACAGAGCCAGGCTTCTTATCTGGTTGGTCTTGTTGCCGGTAAAATGACCAAGACAAACAAAGTAGGCTTCGTTGTCGGTATGGTCAGCCAGACCATGAACGAGTTCGGGTATGGGTATCTTGCCGGAGTTAAAGATGCCAACCCCAATGCTACTATCCTGCAGTTCAATGCTAACTCTTTCGGAAGCACCGAAACCGGTAAATCTGCTGCTACTACAATGATCACCAACGGTGCGGACGTAATCTTCCATGCAGCAGGCGGCACAGGTCTGGGAGTAATCGAAGGCTGTAAAGATGCAGGCAAATGGGCAATCGGTGTAGACAGTGACCAGTCCCCTCTCGCTCCTGAAAATATTCTGACCTCTGCTATGAAACGTGTTGACAATGCATGCTTTGATATTGCTAAAGCCGTTAAGGAAGGCAATTTCAAATCCGGTATCATCACTTATGATCTAAAGTCCGCAGGTGTGGACATCGCTCCTACTACCACCAACTTGCCTAAGGAAGTTCTTGACTATGTAAACCAGGCTAAACAGGACATCCTCAGCGGTAAAATTACCGTTCCGAAAACCAAAGATGAATTTGAAGCAAAATACGGTAACATCTACGAATTAGACGACTAA
- a CDS encoding class I SAM-dependent rRNA methyltransferase — protein sequence MKQKRQYPKVMISPKAERSAKSGHPWIYGEEIRKIEGTPQNGELVDVLAGNAYIGTGFYNNASKITVRLISSNANDVFDARFWRRRVEYAVNYRKTVMPGADFACCRIIHGEADQMPGLTVDRFGSILSVQITCLGMELVKDTIYQAIWDVLTEMGETITGIYERNDIALRAKENLSEYKGWYRSDNIPVPESAVTEICENGVKYLVDVENGQKTGFFLDQKYNRLAVARIAKGKRVLDCFTHTGSFGLNAALGGAEHVTCVDISQSAIDLAKSNAVHNGLDDKMDFLCEDVFDLLTKLVEQKCKDYDYIILDPPAFTKSRKTVQSAARGYKEINLKAMKLLPRGGYLATCSCSHFMTDDLFRKMLASAAKDASVSLRQIEARQQAPDHPILWNVPETDYLKFYIFQVV from the coding sequence ATGAAACAGAAACGGCAATATCCAAAAGTCATGATATCTCCAAAAGCGGAGCGCAGTGCAAAAAGCGGGCATCCGTGGATATACGGTGAAGAGATTCGCAAAATAGAAGGTACACCCCAAAACGGCGAACTGGTGGATGTGCTTGCCGGAAATGCCTATATCGGTACTGGCTTTTACAATAATGCCAGCAAGATTACTGTTCGACTTATTTCCAGCAACGCCAATGATGTATTTGACGCTCGCTTTTGGCGCAGACGTGTGGAGTATGCCGTTAATTACCGTAAAACCGTCATGCCCGGTGCAGATTTCGCCTGTTGCCGCATAATTCACGGTGAAGCTGATCAAATGCCCGGTCTGACAGTGGATCGTTTTGGCAGCATCCTGTCGGTACAGATTACCTGCCTCGGTATGGAACTTGTCAAAGACACGATTTACCAAGCTATCTGGGATGTGCTTACCGAAATGGGCGAAACCATTACCGGAATTTATGAACGTAATGACATTGCCTTGCGTGCAAAGGAAAACCTTTCAGAATATAAAGGCTGGTACCGTTCCGATAACATACCCGTTCCTGAATCCGCTGTAACTGAGATATGCGAAAACGGCGTGAAATATCTGGTAGATGTGGAAAACGGACAAAAAACCGGATTTTTCCTGGATCAGAAGTATAATCGCCTGGCTGTGGCCCGTATTGCCAAAGGAAAACGGGTGCTGGACTGCTTTACCCATACCGGTTCCTTCGGTCTTAATGCAGCGTTGGGAGGAGCTGAACACGTGACCTGTGTAGACATCTCACAGTCAGCTATTGACCTGGCAAAATCAAATGCTGTACACAACGGTTTGGACGATAAAATGGATTTTTTGTGCGAGGACGTATTTGACCTGTTGACAAAACTGGTAGAACAAAAATGTAAAGATTACGACTATATAATCCTTGACCCGCCGGCTTTTACCAAATCCCGAAAGACGGTACAGTCTGCTGCCCGCGGATATAAGGAGATTAACCTTAAAGCTATGAAACTGCTGCCTCGTGGTGGATATCTTGCTACCTGCAGTTGCAGCCATTTCATGACCGATGACCTGTTCCGCAAAATGTTGGCAAGTGCAGCAAAGGATGCTTCCGTATCCCTCAGACAGATTGAAGCACGCCAGCAGGCGCCGGATCATCCTATCCTGTGGAATGTTCCGGAAACAGACTACCTAAAGTTTTATATCTTTCAGGTAGTATGA
- a CDS encoding gamma-glutamylcyclotransferase family protein, whose product MNKKYFAYGSCTNFESFGDTMKKAECEDKFSVCGIGRLNDYRLAFTRYSMKWGGGVLNIIKSPGDYVLGVVYDIPEQAVSAIDKREGAPKYYKRIEDVEVEVENKRVKVFTYAVVEKDFDEIKPALEYFDTVYKGMKQHFPSEYVNKYLIEHCKNRFGM is encoded by the coding sequence TTGAATAAAAAGTATTTTGCATATGGAAGCTGTACAAACTTTGAATCTTTCGGAGACACTATGAAAAAAGCAGAATGTGAAGATAAATTCAGTGTTTGCGGCATTGGCAGGCTTAATGACTATCGTCTGGCTTTCACGAGATATTCCATGAAGTGGGGAGGAGGCGTTTTAAATATAATAAAATCGCCTGGGGATTATGTTTTAGGAGTAGTTTATGATATTCCGGAACAGGCGGTATCGGCAATAGATAAAAGAGAGGGAGCGCCAAAATATTATAAGAGAATTGAGGATGTTGAAGTTGAAGTGGAAAATAAGCGGGTTAAAGTATTTACCTATGCAGTGGTTGAGAAGGATTTTGATGAAATCAAACCCGCATTGGAATATTTTGATACAGTGTATAAAGGAATGAAACAACACTTCCCTTCTGAATATGTAAACAAATATTTAATTGAGCATTGTAAAAACCGTTTTGGAATGTAA
- the deoD gene encoding purine-nucleoside phosphorylase — MSRVPTPHNAAEEGQIAKTVLMPGDPLRAKFIAETYLENVTCFNTVRNMLGFTGTYQGKPVSVMGHGMGIPSIGIYSYELFNFYDVDNIIRIGSAGALSDDLELKDLVIAMGACTDSNYASQYQLPGTFAPIASFVLMQKAIEEARKKEISVAIGNVLSTDVFYNANKGANDAWKSMGVLCIEMEAAALYMNAAKAGKNALCILSISDHIYKGTQLSSQERQLGFKNMIEVALGII; from the coding sequence ATGAGCAGAGTGCCAACTCCACATAACGCAGCAGAAGAAGGGCAAATTGCAAAAACGGTGCTTATGCCCGGTGATCCACTGCGTGCAAAGTTTATTGCTGAAACCTATTTAGAAAATGTTACCTGCTTTAATACTGTTCGCAATATGTTAGGTTTTACCGGTACTTATCAAGGAAAGCCGGTGTCTGTTATGGGACACGGTATGGGTATTCCCTCTATCGGAATTTATTCCTATGAGCTTTTTAATTTTTACGATGTGGACAATATCATCCGCATAGGCTCAGCCGGTGCTTTAAGCGATGATCTGGAACTAAAAGATCTTGTCATTGCTATGGGAGCCTGCACTGATTCCAATTATGCCAGCCAATACCAACTTCCCGGCACTTTTGCACCCATTGCTAGTTTTGTGCTGATGCAAAAAGCTATTGAGGAAGCGCGCAAAAAAGAAATTAGCGTTGCCATCGGCAATGTTCTTTCCACAGATGTGTTCTACAACGCCAATAAAGGTGCTAACGATGCCTGGAAGAGTATGGGCGTGTTGTGTATCGAAATGGAAGCTGCAGCTTTGTATATGAATGCAGCCAAGGCAGGAAAAAATGCTTTGTGTATCCTGTCTATATCTGACCACATTTACAAAGGTACACAGCTATCTTCTCAGGAACGTCAGCTAGGCTTCAAAAATATGATTGAAGTTGCACTGGGAATTATTTAA
- a CDS encoding nucleoside phosphorylase, which translates to MLNESLFPILEFDSNKHAKINPSSVVNKKQVPKACVITFFKEVIRKKLERGELEQIGTSPSETIDIPIYETKYNGCSVGLVGGFVGAAGSAALLEELIASGFEKFIVCGGAGVLKKGIQVGHLVLPYSAVRDEGVSYHYIEPSREIECNPDAVKVIERILNKEKIPFIKAKTWTTDAIFRETEDKIAKRVSEGCVTVEMEAAAFFAVSKFRNVLLGQILYCGDDLSGIEWDSRSWHSRDLIRSNLVDLCLKIATEL; encoded by the coding sequence ATGTTAAACGAAAGCTTATTTCCAATTCTAGAATTTGATTCAAATAAACACGCCAAGATTAATCCCTCAAGTGTTGTTAACAAGAAGCAAGTACCTAAAGCATGTGTTATTACTTTTTTCAAGGAAGTAATCAGAAAAAAACTGGAACGAGGTGAATTGGAGCAAATTGGTACAAGTCCTTCGGAAACAATAGATATTCCAATTTATGAAACTAAATATAATGGTTGTTCTGTGGGTCTTGTTGGTGGTTTTGTCGGAGCAGCAGGTTCGGCAGCATTGTTGGAAGAATTGATAGCATCAGGATTTGAAAAATTTATAGTTTGTGGTGGCGCTGGCGTTTTAAAGAAAGGTATTCAAGTAGGTCATTTAGTATTGCCTTACTCTGCGGTAAGAGATGAAGGTGTATCATATCATTATATCGAGCCATCACGTGAAATAGAATGCAACCCCGATGCTGTAAAAGTTATTGAGAGAATATTAAATAAAGAAAAAATTCCGTTTATTAAAGCAAAGACATGGACAACAGATGCAATTTTTAGAGAAACTGAGGATAAAATAGCAAAAAGAGTTTCAGAAGGCTGTGTTACCGTTGAAATGGAAGCAGCAGCATTTTTCGCTGTATCTAAATTCAGGAACGTTTTATTGGGACAGATTTTGTACTGCGGTGACGATTTGAGCGGAATCGAATGGGACAGCCGCTCCTGGCATAGCAGAGATTTAATAAGATCCAATCTCGTAGACTTATGCCTAAAAATAGCTACAGAATTATAG